From Hyla sarda isolate aHylSar1 chromosome 5, aHylSar1.hap1, whole genome shotgun sequence, a single genomic window includes:
- the LOC130273430 gene encoding uncharacterized protein LOC130273430 has protein sequence MRDTTRLENTLHRFPKFHPYEAQQITSSYGFFRGKGPFPPLFFNTEQNQDYVGPLPDVKYYGAEYMMPGDMKEFMVWHADQKNNTFNFKAELKAYCKQDVEVLRPACQLYRDGVMEMTRKTISKYNRHLKKNVMEVHCVDPFQLVTLASVCMAMYRFKFLSKNKIAIVPADNYHKTKKRFSSHAIQWLMYVAHTEKLVIQHALRGGEKQVGQYFLDGYSQIDGQDTAFEFQGCFYHGCPTCYTENDTNAVTNTNYGQLYHTFLMKKRYLQSCGYVVRVLWEHEWTEMLKNDSNLQAFLHEMKFPVPLDPRDALYGRRTNAIKLYHIQAEGETIHYYNFTSLYPFINKTKMYPVGHPSIIYENFTHIKNYFGIAPVKVYPPRDLFFPVLPVKINKKITFPLCYTCAVNTHTSECMHSDEQRSLTGTWCTIELEMALEKGYRIAESYEIWHFPETTEDLFTPYIKLHLKDKQEASGYPSWCTDAVKKQQYIDSYLEKEGVQLDPANIILNPAKRQISKLFLNSLWGKFAQRSNLPCTSIVNNPDELFKYVFVPYYEVSELNFIDDETGTVNWKYAEGHHTVNKNTNIFIACFTTAYTRLELYMLLDKLQDRCLYHDTDSVIFVHKEGDWNPPLGDYLDELTSEIPDDTYITEFVSAGPKTYGYKLNTGKTVLKVKGITLNTANTQYINFESLKDLVLEFIRNPGPETQNCIIVEQPGIVRHKMCWEIETRPVRKTQRCVYDKRRYYDNCTTLPFGL, from the coding sequence ATGCGTGACACTACCAGACTTGAAAATACGCTTCATAGATTCCCTAAATTTCATCCCTATGAAGCTCAGCAAATTACCTCAAGCTATGGGTTTTTCAGGGGCAAAGGGCCatttcccccacttttttttaatacagaacAGAATCAGGACTATGTGGGCCCTCTACCAGATGTTAAGTATTATGGTGCTGAATATATGATGCCTGGTGACATGAAGGAGTTTATGGTGTGGCATGCGGACCAAAAAAACAATACTTTTAATTTTAAAGCTGAGCTCAAAGCCTACTGCAAACAAGATGTTGAGGTTTTGAGACCGGCCTGTCAGCTCTACAGAGACGGAGTGATGGAGATGACTAGGAAAACCATTTCAAAATACAATAGGCATCTAAAGAAAAATGTTATGGAGGTTCATTGTGTTGATCCTTTTCAGCTCGTCACTCTGGCATCTGTATGTATGGCTATGTACCGATTTAAGTTTCTCTCTAAAAACAAAATTGCTATCGTCCCTGCAGACAATTACCACAAAACAAAAAAGCGTTTCTCTTCCCATGCTATTCAGTGGCTCATGTATGTAGCGCATACAGAGAAGCTTGTCATTCAACACGCCTTGAGAGGCGGTGAAAAGCAGGTTGGACAATATTTTTTAGATGGTTATTCACAGATTGATGGACAAGACACAGCATTTGAATTTCAGGGGTGTTTTTACCACGGGTGTCCTACCTGTTATACTGAAAACGATACAAATGCTGTTACAAATACCAACTACGGTCAATTGTACCAcacttttttgatgaaaaaacgcTATCTACAGAGCTGTGGGTACGTAGTACGTGTTTTGTGGGAGCATGAATGGACTGAAATGCTTAAAAATGATTCTAATCTTCAAGCATTTCTCCATGAAATGAAATTTCCGGTACCGCTCGATCCTCGTGATGCCCTTTATGGCAGGAGAACTAACGCCATAAAGCTCTATCACATACAGGCAGAGGGTGAGACGATACATTACTACAATTTTACCAGTCTATACCCATTTatcaataaaacaaaaatgtatccTGTAGGTCATCCAAGCATCATATATGAAAATTTTACTCACATCAAAAATTACTTTGGGATTGCACCTGTTAAGGTGTACCCCCCAAGAGATTTGTTCTTCCCTGTCCTACCTgtgaaaattaacaaaaaaataacGTTTCCTCTCTGCTATACATGCGCTGTAAATACACATACATCTGAGTGCATGCATAGCGATGAACAGCGCTCTCTGACTGGTACGTGGTGTACAATCGAACTAGAAATGGCTTTGGAAAAAGGGTACAGGATCGCTGAGAGCTATGAAATTTGGCACTTCCCTGAGACTACAGAAGACCTGTTTACGCCgtacattaaactccatttaaaggACAAGCAGGAGGCCTCGGGTTACCCTAGCTGGTGCACTGATGCTGTTAAGAAACAGCAATACATTGATTCCTATCTTGAGAAAGAAGGTGTGCAATTAGACCCCGCAAATATAATACTGAACCCTGCTAAAAGACAGATCTCCAAACTTTTCTTAAATTCTTTATGGGGAAAGTTTGCACAGAGATCTAATCTACCATGCACCAGTATTGTGAATAACCCTGATGAACTCTTTAAGTATGTCTTTGTCCCTTACTATGAGGTTTCTGAGTTAAACTTTATTGATGACGAAACAGGCACTGTGAACTGGAAATACGCTGAGGGACACCACACAGTcaataaaaacacaaacatttttataGCCTGTTTTACAACTGCCTATACCAGACTAGAGTTGTACATGCTTCTGGACAAACTACAGGACAGGTGTCTTTATCATGACACCGATTCTGTAATTTTTGTGCACAAAGAGGGTGATTGGAACCCTCCATTAGGCGATTACTTGGATGAATTAACCAGTGAAATACCTGATGATACATACATCACAGAGTTTGTATCTGCGGGTCCAAAAACCTACGGTTACAAACTGAACACTGGTAAGACGGTCCTAAAGGTTAAGGGCATTACACTAAATACCGCAAACACACAATACATCAATTTTGAAAGCCTAAAGGACCTGGTTTTGGAGTTTATCCGTAATCCAGGCCCTGAAACCCAAAATTGCATAATAGTGGAGCAACCAGGTATTGTTAGGCATAAGATGTGTTGGGAGATTGAAACAAGACCTGTGCGTAAGACTCAGAGGTGTGTATATGACAAGAGACGTTATTACGATAATTGTACAACATTACCTTTTGGGCTTTAA